Within the Desulfatiglans sp. genome, the region GAAACAGTCCCGCTAATCTTTGATTCTCCTATGCGGTTTCTATAATCCGCTGGTACCTCTTTGATCTTAAACCCCTGCTTTACTGCCTTTATCTGCATCTCCACATTCCAGCCATAGTTTTTATCTTTCATGTGTAGCTCTTTAAATTTCTGGGTCTTTACAGCCCGGAAGGGTCCCATATCTGTATATCTGAAGCCTGTCACCCCTTTTATCAGCCATGTGGCAAGCCTGTTGCCAAAACGCTGCGGTATGGTCAGAGAGCCCTTTTCCGCATTACCCATTGTCCTTGAACCCAACACCATATCAAAATCCAGTTCTATTATCGGGTCAAGAAGCTGAGTTACCCTCTCAGGGTAATCGCTGTAGTCTGCATCAAGTATTACTATAATATCAGAATCCTCAGCCTCTTTAATACCTCTCTGGCATGCAGCTCCATAACCCCTTTTCTCTTCCCTGAGTACTAATGCCCCTGCCCTTTGAGCAACCTGAGCTGTGTTGTCGCTGCTCCCATTATCAACCACAATGATCTGATCCGCAATATCACCGGGCAGGTCATTTATCACCAGGGAGATAGATTTTTCTTCATTCAGTGCAGGGATTATCACTGATATTTTTTTGTTTTTATACATTTCTGGCCCAGAGGGTAAGTATTCTTATTTTTAAAGCATGATTAACGATGAGTCTTATAATCAGCATACTCGATAACCGCCTTTAAAAGCGAAGCGCTCATGCTTATCTGCCTGTATGCCTCAGCCTTTGTCATCATCCTCTCCTCCTTTTCAAGCCTGAAGCCAAGCTCCATTGATATGCTTGCAATGCGGCATATTTCTTTTATAAGGTCATTTTCTGTTTTAATCGTTATCTTTTCCATCTTTATTTCAAAGAGGTTATCCAGTACCTTCTGTTCCAGGATGCCATCCATATCAAGGTGGTATCTCTTATTAAATGGAGTGTATTCAATATTATGAAGGGGCATGGATAAATCACCGATATAATGGACACAAAAGGCCATGTGATCCTCAGCAAACTTACCCTCCCTTTTGGCCTTAATATACCCCCTGATGGAGCCAACTATTGCACCGTACAGATGGCCTTTGCGGTCCCGGGGTGAATCATATTTTTTTATCTGGGCCAGCACCATATCAGGGGTGATCTTTGCGCCCTTCCTGTTATTTACAAAATGGTTATACTTCTCAATATCGCCTGCCTTAAGCCTGGCAATATCAGCGGCAGCGGCATTATACCAGTATCTGTAACCGGCCCTTTTTGCAATGGCAAAGTGTGTTTTCCCATACCAGGCATGTGCCGCGCCTGCAATAAGGAGCAGGATCAATACTTGAAGAAATAAATTGAATATCAATCTTGTTTTTAATGACATAATACGCTCAAACAGTATGGGTTAAGAAAACCAAAAATCATAACAATTTGCTTGTGACTATAAATGAGATATTCCGTGCATACAATAGCTAAAAAAATTATATAATATATGACTTTTGAATAATGCCTCAGCTTTATCTGCTATTTTTCCCGCAAATTTTTGGAAACAAAATCCTTTCTTTAACAAAAATAAAGATGTATTTTAAAAAAATTCAAATTATTAACCACAATTTATTTTACATGAAGGAGAAATGTTATGAAACGTCCGATTTTTATTCTAATTCTATTGATTGTTTTTTCTTTTTTAACTGTACAGGCCGCAGAGACCAAAAAGGTGATTAAGGCCGATGCAAATAAAATCCAGGGGGTGTGGAGCCTTAAAAACATGGATGTGGGTGTTGGCGAAAACAAAAGAAACCGTGATGACGCAAAGTTCATGGTATATATAGCCAAAAAGCACTATAGCGCAATCCGTGATTTTACCCCAAAAGCCGCTCCGGGTGAAACAGCGCCTTCAGCCAACCGCTCATTCATGGCAGATGCCGGGACATATGAGTTTACCGGTGATGAGATAATTGTCCATCATAAAATAGCTGCATTCCCTTCCTTAGGGACAATGACATTCAAGTGCTATATGGAAGGAGATAACCTCATACTTGAACCGCAGTATGACAAGATGGTTATGCCGGGCATGCAGGCTATAAAGCCCTCTGCTGACGGCAAGATGGGTTATGGTGACATGGCTGTAAAATATGTCTTTGAAAGACTGGAGTAGTATAAAAAAAGGGCATTAATAAGATGTTAATGCCCTTTTTAACCTGTGGTGCCGAAGGCGGGATTTGAACCCGCACGGGTCTCCCCGCTACCCCCTCAAGATAGTGTGTCTACCAATTCCACCACTTCGGCAATTTTAAAATCTTATTTCTCTTCTGCCTGCGTATCCCCTGGAGTAGCGCTCCCGGTCTGTGCGGCAGGAATCTTAACCTGTGCCCCTTCCATAATGGATTCGCTTTTACCTCCCTTTCCAAGAACGCTCAGCAATAAACATGTAATCATAAAGATAATGGCAGCAGCTGTTGTTATCTTTGATAAAAAGGAGGAAGCGCCTGCGCCCCCGAATACCGCCTGGCTGGAGCCTCCAAAGGCTGCCCCCATGTCTGCACCCTTCCCCTTCTGCAAGAGGACTATTAAAATAAGGGCTATACAAACAATTACATGTAATATTATGACAACAATCATTTTTTATCCCTGCTACTCACTTGAAATTGTGAGGCTTTTTATTTTTAACTGCACTAAAAGAATTCGGAAATATATGTTTAAAAATTAAAAAAATCAATAAAAATTTTCATTGCAGACGTCATTTGGTGTTAGCAGGGGGTGTTTTTTAAAAAACACCCCCTGCTGTAAACCGCTATTTATAATTGATGATCCCCATAAATGAGGCGGCGGTAAGGCTTGCCCCCCCGACCAATGCCCCGTCAATATCCGGCATGGACATGAGATAAGACGCATTTTCCGGTTTTACACTCCCGCCATACAGTATCCGTATTGTGTCGGCGCTCTCAGCCCCAAACCTGTCCTTGAGCCATGCCCTGATGAATTTATGCACCTCCTGGGCCTGCTCTGGTGTTGCGGTAAGCCCTGTGCCGATTGCCCAGATCGGCTCATAGGCAATTATCGCACTTAAAGAGATGCTTTCCTTGGCAATAAAATAGGCAAGGGAACCTTCCAGCTGTGTGCCCAAAATATCAAAGGTCTTTCCGGCCTCCCTCTCCTTTATGGTTTCACCGATACACACAATAGGTATAAGCCCCGCCTTAATGGCAGCCCCAACCTTTTTATTGACCATTTCACTTGTCTCGCCAAAAATGCTCCTTCTTTCAGAATGGCCAAGTATTACATGTGTGCAGCCATTTTGCAGAAGCATCTGGGGCGCAACCTCGCCGGTAAAAGCCCCGCTTTTTTCATGATACATATTCTGGGCAGCCAGAAGTATACTGCTTTTACCAATAGCACTTTTAACTGCCGGTATGTTGATAAATGGCGGGGCAACAAGCACATCAATATCCCCCACTGCCTTTATCCCCTCTGCAATGGATTTTACCAGATCACGGGACTCCTTTAACCCGAGGTTCATCTTCCAGTTTCCCGCGATCATAGGTGTACGTTCAGGCATAAAAACCTCCCCTCTAAAATGTTTTAGCAGCCTGCCATGTAATTGATAAGATCCACCACCCTGCATGAGTAGCCGTATTCATTGTCATACCATGAGAGTACCTTTATCATATCACCGCCAACCGCCATTGTTGACATGGCATCAACCGTGGATGATACGGGTGTCCCGTTAAAGTCAATGGATACAAGGGGAAGATCACAGTAGGCAAGTATACCCTTTAACGGCCCTTCTGCCGCCTCTTTAAGTGCCTTATTAACCTCATCCACTGTTGCTATACGGCTGAGTTGTGCAACAAGGTCAACAACAGATACATTCGGGGTAGGTACCCTGATTGCAAGGCCGTTAAGCTTTCCGGCAAGTTTTGGGAGCACCAGTGAAACAGCCTTTGCAGCGCCTGTTGTTGTAGGAACCATTGAGAGCGCCGCAGCCCTGGCCCGTCTTAAATCCTTATGGGGAAAATCCAGAAGCCTCTGATCACCGGTATAGGCATGGGTGGTTGTCATAAGCCCTTTTTCTATACCGAAATTATCAAGTAGAACCTTGCATACAGGGGCAAGGCAGTTTGTTGTACATGAGGCATTTGAAATAATGTTATGTTTCTGAGGGTCATACTCTGTCTGGTTTACACCCATAACAATAGTAATATCAGGTTTTTCTGCCGGGGCAGAGATTATTACCTTGCTTGCGCCGGCCTCAAGGTGAACTGCTGCCTTTGATCTTTCTGTAAAAAGCCCAGTGCTTTCAACGACATATTCTGCGCCAACGTCACCCCAGGGTATCTTTGCAGGGTCTTTTTCTGCATAAACCTTGATCTCTTTGCCGTTAACTGTCAGAGACTTATCCGTGCATTTAATTTCAGCATCAAGCGTTCCGGCGGTTGAGTCATATTTTAAGAGATGCGCCAGTGTTTTTGTATCTGTAAGATCATTGATAGCGACAAACTCTACTCCCTTCTTGGCAAGTCCTGCCCTGAAGACCATCCTGCCTATCCGCCCAAAACCATTTATACCAACCTTTATTGTCATTTCCTTCCTCCTGAAAAAATGATTATTAATTTTTAAACCTTAATATAGCCATGTCAGACATTTTTTTATTTCCCTGTGTATCTCTGCCAGGCCATAAAAAATTAACGGGTTCATATTTATCCCACACATTTTTTAACCTCTTACACCCTGAACAGTGTTTCCTGCAAGATCAAGGGCCATGATAATGGCATCCTCCTGTGAATCACTGTAATAGCCTTTCCTGCGGCCCACATCAGAAAACCCTAATTTTGTATATATAGAAAGGGCCGGACCATTTGTGGGCCTTACTTCAAGCCAGATATTTTCTATTCCGTGAGCAGTGCCTGTATTAATTACCATCATTAACAGGTATTTTCCAAGACCATGTCTCCTTTTCTGCGGATGCACGGCAAAATTCAGAATGTGAATCTCTTTATCGAACATCCAGAAACAGATATATGCATATATCTGTTTCTGGATGATAAGTGCCCATAGATTTGATATGTCCCTGTTTATCTCCTCTTTAAAAGATCTTTCACTCCATGGTACAGGAAAAGAGGCCCTTTCAATTTCTATGACCTGATCCTCATATGTCTTAAAATCAGACCACTCCTTTTTCAGGCTGTAATCCACCCATATGCCCGTGGACTCTTCAGTCATTTAAGGAGGTTTCCCGCAAGGGAAATACCCATTTTGGCGGCCTCCTGTGCCTTTTTTGCTAGGGAACTCAGGGTACTCCCCTCCCTGTTCTGGGCAATGGCAAGTACCATCGGGAGGTTGACACCTGTTATTACCTCCACCATTTCATCCTTAAGAAATGACAGGCTTATATTTGAGGGTGTGCCCCCGAACATGTCTGTTAAAATTATTACCCCTTCGCCGATATTCAGGGAGTTTATTTTTTCAGCTATTGCCCTGTGGATCTCCTCTGAGTCTGATGTCTGGGTTATAGATATAAAATCCGCCCCCTGCACGCTACCGACTATAAACTCGGCAGCATTAAGAAATTCCTTCCCGAGGTCACAATGTGTAACAATTAATATTCCTATCATGTCCTGTCCTGTTTGATCGTTTATAATATTAGAAGAGGGTTATCCAGCCAAAGACCTTATGCTTATAATGCCTTTACCCATTACTTTTGTTATGCAGTCTATCAGAGTTCCTCATCATCATTAATTATGACCTTATATATATCTTCCCTGGTTTTTGCCTCAAGTAATTGTTTTCGTAATGATTGATTTTTTAATATCCTGGCTATCCTGGCAAGGGCCTTCAAATGTATATTGGCTGAGTTTTCCGGAGCAACAAGGAGAAAAAACAGGTAAACAGGCTGCCCGTCTATGGAATCAAAATCAAGCCCTGCCTCGCTCTTTCCAAAGGAGATAATCGGTTCTATGATTCCAGGTACCTTACCATGGGGTATGGCTACCCCGTCTCCTATTCCTGTGCTGCCCAGTCGCTCTCTTTCAAGCAGGATCCTGATCAGGTCATCCTTTTTAATTGAATGATGGGATTCAACAATTAAATCTGCCAGCTCTTCAATCGCCAGATTCTTGTTCCTTGCCTTCATGGCAACAGTGATATTTTTTATGTTTAAAAGGTCTGATAGTTTCATAATTATTTATCAAAGGTTATTCTATATTTACAGATATAACAGGAAAGGGCTACTCTTTTTTAAAAGTATGCCCTCCCCCTTGAAGTTCATGAACCTAAACGTTCATTTACCATATGTTACATTGCCGGTTCAATCAACCCAAGATTTCTGTCCTTTCTTTTGTAAATTACATTTATATCGCCGGAGCGTGGATTCCTGAATACCAGAAAATCCTGCTGGGAAATAGTAAGCTGCATGGCTGCCTCCTCTGCATCCATAGGCTTGGCAACCATCTTTTCCAGTATAATAACAGGTTCATCGGCTGTTATTTCCCCTGCCTCATCTCCCTGTCCGGCGCCAAGCGTGCCTTCTGATTTGACCCGTCTGTTTCTTATCTTGTCCCTGTATTTTTTAACCTGGGATTCTATTTTATCCATGACCTGGTCTATGGCAGCATACATGTCCTCTGTC harbors:
- a CDS encoding glycosyltransferase family 2 protein, coding for MYKNKKISVIIPALNEEKSISLVINDLPGDIADQIIVVDNGSSDNTAQVAQRAGALVLREEKRGYGAACQRGIKEAEDSDIIVILDADYSDYPERVTQLLDPIIELDFDMVLGSRTMGNAEKGSLTIPQRFGNRLATWLIKGVTGFRYTDMGPFRAVKTQKFKELHMKDKNYGWNVEMQIKAVKQGFKIKEVPADYRNRIGESKISGTVSGVIKAGIKIIYSVFRYNRSL
- a CDS encoding lipocalin-like domain-containing protein, whose protein sequence is MKRPIFILILLIVFSFLTVQAAETKKVIKADANKIQGVWSLKNMDVGVGENKRNRDDAKFMVYIAKKHYSAIRDFTPKAAPGETAPSANRSFMADAGTYEFTGDEIIVHHKIAAFPSLGTMTFKCYMEGDNLILEPQYDKMVMPGMQAIKPSADGKMGYGDMAVKYVFERLE
- the secG gene encoding preprotein translocase subunit SecG yields the protein MIVVIILHVIVCIALILIVLLQKGKGADMGAAFGGSSQAVFGGAGASSFLSKITTAAAIIFMITCLLLSVLGKGGKSESIMEGAQVKIPAAQTGSATPGDTQAEEK
- a CDS encoding triose-phosphate isomerase — translated: MPERTPMIAGNWKMNLGLKESRDLVKSIAEGIKAVGDIDVLVAPPFINIPAVKSAIGKSSILLAAQNMYHEKSGAFTGEVAPQMLLQNGCTHVILGHSERRSIFGETSEMVNKKVGAAIKAGLIPIVCIGETIKEREAGKTFDILGTQLEGSLAYFIAKESISLSAIIAYEPIWAIGTGLTATPEQAQEVHKFIRAWLKDRFGAESADTIRILYGGSVKPENASYLMSMPDIDGALVGGASLTAASFMGIINYK
- the gap gene encoding type I glyceraldehyde-3-phosphate dehydrogenase; translated protein: MTIKVGINGFGRIGRMVFRAGLAKKGVEFVAINDLTDTKTLAHLLKYDSTAGTLDAEIKCTDKSLTVNGKEIKVYAEKDPAKIPWGDVGAEYVVESTGLFTERSKAAVHLEAGASKVIISAPAEKPDITIVMGVNQTEYDPQKHNIISNASCTTNCLAPVCKVLLDNFGIEKGLMTTTHAYTGDQRLLDFPHKDLRRARAAALSMVPTTTGAAKAVSLVLPKLAGKLNGLAIRVPTPNVSVVDLVAQLSRIATVDEVNKALKEAAEGPLKGILAYCDLPLVSIDFNGTPVSSTVDAMSTMAVGGDMIKVLSWYDNEYGYSCRVVDLINYMAGC
- the rimI gene encoding ribosomal protein S18-alanine N-acetyltransferase; its protein translation is MTEESTGIWVDYSLKKEWSDFKTYEDQVIEIERASFPVPWSERSFKEEINRDISNLWALIIQKQIYAYICFWMFDKEIHILNFAVHPQKRRHGLGKYLLMMVINTGTAHGIENIWLEVRPTNGPALSIYTKLGFSDVGRRKGYYSDSQEDAIIMALDLAGNTVQGVRG
- a CDS encoding PTS sugar transporter subunit IIA, with translation MIGILIVTHCDLGKEFLNAAEFIVGSVQGADFISITQTSDSEEIHRAIAEKINSLNIGEGVIILTDMFGGTPSNISLSFLKDEMVEVITGVNLPMVLAIAQNREGSTLSSLAKKAQEAAKMGISLAGNLLK
- a CDS encoding PTS sugar transporter subunit IIA — its product is MKLSDLLNIKNITVAMKARNKNLAIEELADLIVESHHSIKKDDLIRILLERERLGSTGIGDGVAIPHGKVPGIIEPIISFGKSEAGLDFDSIDGQPVYLFFLLVAPENSANIHLKALARIARILKNQSLRKQLLEAKTREDIYKVIINDDEEL
- the raiA gene encoding ribosome-associated translation inhibitor RaiA gives rise to the protein MDITVTFRHIDSTESLKEYAEEKLSKIGKYFDFPVDAHVVLTAEKFRRMADVTLNVNGTVIKAEEETEDMYAAIDQVMDKIESQVKKYRDKIRNRRVKSEGTLGAGQGDEAGEITADEPVIILEKMVAKPMDAEEAAMQLTISQQDFLVFRNPRSGDINVIYKRKDRNLGLIEPAM